The Fundulus heteroclitus isolate FHET01 chromosome 13, MU-UCD_Fhet_4.1, whole genome shotgun sequence genome contains a region encoding:
- the LOC118565515 gene encoding uncharacterized protein LOC118565515 produces MKLYGFFASVVLLSLAKGLSADWKVGRTQVNSIPGNREDDHESNHQTIVIMEEDPAVIESGTYLFERNPNSSTLVKYHKGAVHFLKGGPLISTRSEDIVIVGHGSEGLTGERQLAGYSAEEVARFVSSLKTELFIGSIGTISLISCYLGNDQNFTLKLLLALSSYNVETTLHLHYTLLSVDPDRGIMSGRDGIWRSHDYSTSVIAVLGPTGDLLTRKMFGCAGSVYPKYKGNILYLQSLEWPRHPQMFVPMELRKKYPSIDCLEGLTWSLFFEENEKRRAPDYIPNNDHLKAVWLEVTEEDSIVLKHITNIQDLLVEIRYSAREEVASDLYYVLNDCIYKIHGKNLSVSLVGKFMRTDNKAEIELFRQSFSDQQGVSPLQELQKGLKASKFNDFCRQTFQFQQCTYNCERWGRYFMAAVFSASVLNFRTFSLFLMSVIGCEVGRFRGTDSPLCTAFVGEDHPMITDQPWPEHLKRGFYGCSVDNYQMAPQNRQIWLDQVVAKENSLYIKSKQMMDAFNRNDQTELEIFGKIKVMNKYVFSSYLEYFRGTPEGKKLKRGCTTSFYEN; encoded by the exons ATGAAACTCTATGGATTTTTTGCTAGTGTTGTTCTGCTGTCTTTGGCCAAAGGACTGAGTGCCG ACTGGAAAGTTGGGAGAACACAAGTGAACTCCATTCCAGGGAACAG GGAAGATGACCACGAATCCAATCACCAGACTATCGTTATAATGGAAGAAGACCCTGCTGTGATAGAATCGGGAACTTATCTGTTTGAGAGGAATCCAAACTCATCAACTTTGGTGAAGTACCACAAGGGGGCAGTGCATTTTCTGAAAGGAGGCCCTTTGATTTCTACCAGAAGTGAGGATATTGTAATTGTTGGCCATGGTAGTGAGGGTCTCACAGGAGAACGCCAACTGGCTGGTTATAGTGCAGAGGAAGTTGCCAGATTTGTTTCCAGCCTGAAGACTGAACTCTTCATTGGTTCCATTGGCACCATCAGTCTAATCAGCTGCTACCTTGGAAATGACCAAAACTTTACTCTGAAGCTGCTCCTAGCTCTCTCTTCTTATAATGTGGAAACAACATTGCACCTACACTACACCCTCCTATCAGTTGATCCTGATAGGGGGATCATGAGTGGACGCGACGGGATCTGGAGGTCCCATGACTACAGCACCAGTGTCATTGCTGTACTCGGCCCAACGGGTGACCTGCTGACAAGGAAAATGTTTGGCTGTGCAGGTTCAGTATATCCAAAATATAAAGGAAATATTCTGTATCTTCAGAGTCTAGAGTGGCCAAGACATCCTCAAATGTTCGTTCCGATGGAGCTGCGCAAAAAGTACCCCTCTATTGACTGCTTGGAGGGGCTTACTTGGAGCTTGTTTTTtgaggaaaatgaaaaaagacgTGCTCCTGATTACATCCCCAACAATGATCACCTGAAAGCAGTTTGGCTTGAAGTGACAGAGGAGGATAGCATTGTCCTCAAACACATCACCAACATACAGGATCTTCTCGTGGAGATCCGCTACAGTGCCAGAGAAGAAGTGGCCTCAGACCTGTATTATGTTCTAAATGACTGTATTTATAAAATCCATGGGAAAAATCTGAGTGTAAGTCTGGTGGGCAAGTTCATGAGAACTGACAACAAAGCTGAAATTGAACTTTTTCGTCAGAGTTTTAGTGACCAGCAGGGGGTATCTCCTCTACAGGAGCTGCAAAAAGGTCTTAAAGCATCCAAATTTAATGACTTCTGCCGCCAGACCTTTCAGTTCCAACAGTGTACCTACAACTGTGAGAGGTGGGGGCGTTATTTCATGGCTGCAGTGTTTTCAGCATCAGTACTCAACTTCAGAACCTTCTCCCTTTTTCTCATGAGTGTCATCGGCTGTGAGGTAGGACGTTTTCGAGGGACTGACAGCCCCCTGTGCACGGCCTTTGTCGGCGAAGACCATCCCATGATCACCGATCAGCCCTGGCCTGAACATCTGAAACGAGGATTCTATGGGTGCAGTGTTGACAACTATCAGATGGCACCACAGAACAGACAGATCTGGTTGGATCAAGTTGTTGCAAAGGAAAATTCTCTGTACATTAAATCAAAGCAAATGATGGATGCGTTTAATCGCAATGACCAAACTGAGTTAGAGATCTTTGGGAAGATCAAAGTCATGAATAAGTATGTGTTCTCATCTTATCTGGAATACTTTCGTGGTACGCCTGAAGGCAAGAAACTTAAGCGAGGATGCACTACCTCGTTCTATGAGAACTGA